The following coding sequences are from one Musa acuminata AAA Group cultivar baxijiao chromosome BXJ2-4, Cavendish_Baxijiao_AAA, whole genome shotgun sequence window:
- the LOC135584384 gene encoding uncharacterized protein LOC135584384 isoform X3, which yields MDACSLLSERKGATGQFKALSEVTDVEDISLAGKTISGWLKELDVIAAEVKAELISREIGCHLLEVLEAVNVVLFDSRGFRRFPVLVDSKFSYLHTVLSYGCGSAIMFSIIYIEVCRRLGVTVVGSRVGEDFLIWPQSGNLVELFRSASGHSLFATINGRCVKDPRSKASELDSGSLLRLDIATNRDIIGIALANLIRLHWKRASKANHGLMLTSPLRPVHPGKDKANMGDTSLPLLRPQELRLAIMASERLLILQPDNWTLRRDHGLLLYYSRRYVEAVQELSICMAFAPEEEAEILEPFVEKLHLLRLLSSWECLDQADSVPVS from the exons ATGGATGCTTGTTCATTGCTAAGTGAAAGGAAAGGTGCAACTGGTCAATTCAAGGCTCTTTCAGAAGTTACAGATGTGGAAGATATTTCTTTAGCAGGCAAGACCATATCTGGGTGGCTGAAAGAGTTGGATGTGATAGCAGCAGAAGTCAAAGCAGAGTTGATCTCAAGGGAAATAGGTTGTCATTTATTGGAAGTGTTGGAGGCTGTAAACGTTGTTCTTTTTGATTCAAGAGGTTTTAGAAGATTTCCTGTTCTTGTGGATTCAAAGTTTTCATACTTGCACACAGTGCTTAGCTATGGATGTGGCAGTG CCATAATGTTCAGCATCATATATATTGAAGTATGTCGAAGGCTTGGTGTTACTGTTGTGGGTTCTCGGGTTGGGGAAGATTTCTTGATTTGGCCGCAATCAGGGAATCTAGTG GAACTGTTCAGGTCTGCTTCAGGACATAGCCTGTTTGCTACAATAAATGGCAGATGTGTCAAGGATCCTAGATCAAAGGCTTCTGAGTTGGATAGTGGTTCACTTTTAAGGCTTGATATAGCTACAAACAGAGACATCATTGGAATTGCTCTAGCTAATCTGATT AGACTTCACTGGAAACGGGCTTCGAAGGCAAATCATGGCTTGATGTTAACTTCTCCACTTAGGCCAGTTCATCCTGGAAAAGACAAGGCTAACATGGGGGATACGTCACTTCCACTGTTGCGGCCCCAAGAACTCAG GTTGGCCATTATGGCATCAGAAAGACTGCTGATTCTTCAGCCTGACAATTGGACTTTAAGGAGAGACCATGGTTTGCTTTTGTATTACAGCAG GAGGTATGTTGAAGCCGTTCAAGAACTCAGCATTTGCATGGCTTTTGCACCAGAAGAGGAGGCTGAGATACTGGAGCCATTCGTGGAGAAGTTGCACCTGCTGCGGCTTTTGTCATCCTGGGAGTGCTTGGATCAAGCTGACTCAGTGCCGGTTTCATGA
- the LOC135584384 gene encoding uncharacterized protein LOC135584384 isoform X2, with protein MSTTASLSPFRCQSCFLPLLALEPRSWIRSFHPSMASLLSATRSQPLCFLGCQGDGLFPSSFRFGFDRRFGNGKKTRHVGSPPPSVASPTMCGQKRDHLSDPNLKILRLAREKFTQEISFRSEDKDLSLAKALLLVAAEDEAFLSFNRDMDACSLLSERKGATGQFKALSEVTDVEDISLAGKTISGWLKELDVIAAEVKAELISREIGCHLLEVLEAVNVVLFDSRGFRRFPVLVDSKFSYLHTVLSYGCGSAIMFSIIYIEVCRRLGVTVVGSRVGEDFLIWPQSGNLVELFRSASGHSLFATINGRCVKDPRSKASELDSGSLLRLDIATNRDIIGIALANLIRLHWKRASKANHGLMLTSPLRPVHPGKDKANMGDTSLPLLRPQELRA; from the exons ATGAGCACCACTGCCTCACTCTCTCCTTTTCGTTGTCAAAGTTGTTTTCTCCCATTGTTGGCCCTCGAGCCGCGGTCCTGGATCCGATCGTTTCATCCATCCATGGCGTCGCTCCTCTCTGCTACGCGCTCCCAGCCTCTCTGCTTCCTTGGGTGTCAGGGTGACGGCTTGTTTCCGTCTTCTTTCAG GTTTGGGTTTGATCGCCGATTCGGGAATGGGAAAAAGACGAGGCACGTGGGGAGTCCTCCCCCGTCCGTGGCTTCGCCCACCATGTGCGGTCAGAAGAGGGATCACCTGTCCGATCCCAACCTCAAG ATTCTCAGGCTTGCCCGAGAGAAGTTCACCCAGGAGATATCCTTTAGATCTGAGGATAAAGATCTTTCACTAGCCAAG gcattgttacttgTTGCTGCTGAAGATGAAGCTTTCCTGTCTTTCAATCGAGACATGGATGCTTGTTCATTGCTAAGTGAAAGGAAAGGTGCAACTGGTCAATTCAAGGCTCTTTCAGAAGTTACAGATGTGGAAGATATTTCTTTAGCAGGCAAGACCATATCTGGGTGGCTGAAAGAGTTGGATGTGATAGCAGCAGAAGTCAAAGCAGAGTTGATCTCAAGGGAAATAGGTTGTCATTTATTGGAAGTGTTGGAGGCTGTAAACGTTGTTCTTTTTGATTCAAGAGGTTTTAGAAGATTTCCTGTTCTTGTGGATTCAAAGTTTTCATACTTGCACACAGTGCTTAGCTATGGATGTGGCAGTG CCATAATGTTCAGCATCATATATATTGAAGTATGTCGAAGGCTTGGTGTTACTGTTGTGGGTTCTCGGGTTGGGGAAGATTTCTTGATTTGGCCGCAATCAGGGAATCTAGTG GAACTGTTCAGGTCTGCTTCAGGACATAGCCTGTTTGCTACAATAAATGGCAGATGTGTCAAGGATCCTAGATCAAAGGCTTCTGAGTTGGATAGTGGTTCACTTTTAAGGCTTGATATAGCTACAAACAGAGACATCATTGGAATTGCTCTAGCTAATCTGATT AGACTTCACTGGAAACGGGCTTCGAAGGCAAATCATGGCTTGATGTTAACTTCTCCACTTAGGCCAGTTCATCCTGGAAAAGACAAGGCTAACATGGGGGATACGTCACTTCCACTGTTGCGGCCCCAAGAACTCAG GGcctaa
- the LOC135584384 gene encoding uncharacterized protein LOC135584384 isoform X1 yields MSTTASLSPFRCQSCFLPLLALEPRSWIRSFHPSMASLLSATRSQPLCFLGCQGDGLFPSSFRFGFDRRFGNGKKTRHVGSPPPSVASPTMCGQKRDHLSDPNLKILRLAREKFTQEISFRSEDKDLSLAKALLLVAAEDEAFLSFNRDMDACSLLSERKGATGQFKALSEVTDVEDISLAGKTISGWLKELDVIAAEVKAELISREIGCHLLEVLEAVNVVLFDSRGFRRFPVLVDSKFSYLHTVLSYGCGSAIMFSIIYIEVCRRLGVTVVGSRVGEDFLIWPQSGNLVELFRSASGHSLFATINGRCVKDPRSKASELDSGSLLRLDIATNRDIIGIALANLIRLHWKRASKANHGLMLTSPLRPVHPGKDKANMGDTSLPLLRPQELRLAIMASERLLILQPDNWTLRRDHGLLLYYSRRYVEAVQELSICMAFAPEEEAEILEPFVEKLHLLRLLSSWECLDQADSVPVS; encoded by the exons ATGAGCACCACTGCCTCACTCTCTCCTTTTCGTTGTCAAAGTTGTTTTCTCCCATTGTTGGCCCTCGAGCCGCGGTCCTGGATCCGATCGTTTCATCCATCCATGGCGTCGCTCCTCTCTGCTACGCGCTCCCAGCCTCTCTGCTTCCTTGGGTGTCAGGGTGACGGCTTGTTTCCGTCTTCTTTCAG GTTTGGGTTTGATCGCCGATTCGGGAATGGGAAAAAGACGAGGCACGTGGGGAGTCCTCCCCCGTCCGTGGCTTCGCCCACCATGTGCGGTCAGAAGAGGGATCACCTGTCCGATCCCAACCTCAAG ATTCTCAGGCTTGCCCGAGAGAAGTTCACCCAGGAGATATCCTTTAGATCTGAGGATAAAGATCTTTCACTAGCCAAG gcattgttacttgTTGCTGCTGAAGATGAAGCTTTCCTGTCTTTCAATCGAGACATGGATGCTTGTTCATTGCTAAGTGAAAGGAAAGGTGCAACTGGTCAATTCAAGGCTCTTTCAGAAGTTACAGATGTGGAAGATATTTCTTTAGCAGGCAAGACCATATCTGGGTGGCTGAAAGAGTTGGATGTGATAGCAGCAGAAGTCAAAGCAGAGTTGATCTCAAGGGAAATAGGTTGTCATTTATTGGAAGTGTTGGAGGCTGTAAACGTTGTTCTTTTTGATTCAAGAGGTTTTAGAAGATTTCCTGTTCTTGTGGATTCAAAGTTTTCATACTTGCACACAGTGCTTAGCTATGGATGTGGCAGTG CCATAATGTTCAGCATCATATATATTGAAGTATGTCGAAGGCTTGGTGTTACTGTTGTGGGTTCTCGGGTTGGGGAAGATTTCTTGATTTGGCCGCAATCAGGGAATCTAGTG GAACTGTTCAGGTCTGCTTCAGGACATAGCCTGTTTGCTACAATAAATGGCAGATGTGTCAAGGATCCTAGATCAAAGGCTTCTGAGTTGGATAGTGGTTCACTTTTAAGGCTTGATATAGCTACAAACAGAGACATCATTGGAATTGCTCTAGCTAATCTGATT AGACTTCACTGGAAACGGGCTTCGAAGGCAAATCATGGCTTGATGTTAACTTCTCCACTTAGGCCAGTTCATCCTGGAAAAGACAAGGCTAACATGGGGGATACGTCACTTCCACTGTTGCGGCCCCAAGAACTCAG GTTGGCCATTATGGCATCAGAAAGACTGCTGATTCTTCAGCCTGACAATTGGACTTTAAGGAGAGACCATGGTTTGCTTTTGTATTACAGCAG GAGGTATGTTGAAGCCGTTCAAGAACTCAGCATTTGCATGGCTTTTGCACCAGAAGAGGAGGCTGAGATACTGGAGCCATTCGTGGAGAAGTTGCACCTGCTGCGGCTTTTGTCATCCTGGGAGTGCTTGGATCAAGCTGACTCAGTGCCGGTTTCATGA